In a single window of the Ancylobacter polymorphus genome:
- a CDS encoding MFS transporter yields the protein MTAASPSAPPDGRTPFIIGLGMAQLCSWGSLYYSFPQIAQAMGADLGWSKAELYGAATLGLAFSGLAAYPAGAAIDRGHGRAVMAGASLAAGLLLALWSQVSSLVLFYVAVAGIGAVQAATLYEPAFAVVARRAGPLQARPGITALTLWGGFASTVFIPLIQLLLDSLGWRGTLLVLAAINIGLCATANFLSAGVGRDAPPARPHAAGAPRSVIGEVLRQKVFWALAVAFTAYAAMFSGFTFHMYPLLVERGFDTATVVSAIAFIGPAQVGGRILVTLLAPRAPVRVVGSVIVAVFPLAFLALELIPPDFVYVALFALAYGSVNGILTIVRGLVVPELLTRRAYGAVNGVLSVPATFSRALAPAGMAMLWTATGSYDAVLMGVIALAVLLALGFWSAAALARPLEETD from the coding sequence GTGACCGCCGCTTCCCCCTCCGCGCCGCCCGATGGGCGCACGCCCTTCATCATCGGGCTCGGCATGGCCCAGCTCTGTTCCTGGGGCAGCCTCTATTACAGTTTCCCGCAGATCGCGCAGGCGATGGGGGCCGATCTCGGCTGGTCCAAGGCCGAGCTTTACGGGGCGGCGACGCTCGGCCTCGCCTTTTCCGGTCTCGCCGCCTATCCCGCCGGGGCCGCCATCGACCGTGGCCATGGCCGGGCGGTGATGGCCGGCGCGTCGCTGGCGGCCGGGCTGCTGCTGGCGCTGTGGTCGCAGGTGTCGAGCCTCGTCCTGTTCTATGTCGCGGTGGCCGGCATCGGCGCGGTGCAGGCGGCGACGCTCTATGAGCCGGCCTTCGCCGTGGTGGCGCGGCGGGCGGGGCCGCTGCAGGCGCGCCCGGGCATCACCGCGCTCACTCTGTGGGGCGGCTTTGCCTCCACCGTCTTCATTCCGCTGATCCAGCTGCTGCTCGATAGTCTTGGCTGGCGCGGCACGCTGCTGGTGCTGGCGGCGATCAATATCGGGCTGTGCGCGACGGCGAATTTCCTCTCCGCCGGCGTTGGGCGCGACGCGCCGCCGGCGCGTCCGCATGCGGCGGGCGCGCCGCGCTCGGTCATCGGCGAGGTGCTGCGCCAGAAGGTGTTCTGGGCGCTGGCGGTGGCTTTCACCGCCTATGCCGCCATGTTCTCCGGCTTCACCTTCCACATGTACCCGCTGCTGGTGGAACGCGGCTTCGACACCGCCACCGTGGTCAGCGCCATCGCCTTCATCGGCCCGGCACAGGTTGGCGGGCGCATTCTCGTCACCCTGCTGGCGCCGCGCGCGCCGGTGCGGGTGGTGGGTTCCGTCATCGTCGCGGTGTTCCCGCTGGCCTTTCTGGCGCTGGAGCTGATCCCGCCGGATTTCGTCTATGTCGCGCTGTTCGCCCTCGCCTATGGCTCGGTCAACGGCATCCTCACCATCGTGCGCGGGCTAGTGGTACCGGAACTGCTGACCCGTCGTGCCTATGGGGCGGTGAACGGCGTGCTCTCCGTGCCCGCCACCTTCTCCCGCGCGCTGGCGCCGGCGGGGATGGCGATGCTGTGGACCGCCACCGGCTCCTATGACGCGGTGCTGATGGGGGTGATCGCCCTCGCCGTGCTGCTGGCGCTGGGCTTCTGGAGCGCGGCGGCGCTGGCCCGCCCGCTGGAGGAGACGGATTAG